A genomic window from Salvia hispanica cultivar TCC Black 2014 chromosome 5, UniMelb_Shisp_WGS_1.0, whole genome shotgun sequence includes:
- the LOC125186686 gene encoding (DL)-glycerol-3-phosphatase 2, translating into MATVKPSITHVIFDMDGLLIDTEKFYTEVQEKILARYNKTFDWSLKAKMMGMKAIEAARVFVEETGISDSLSAEGFLVEREEMLRAMFPTCEVMPGASRLIKHLHATGVPICVATGSHRRHFELKTQRHGEIFSLMHHIVLGDDPEVKQGKPSPDVFLAAAKRFEGGPVDPSKILVFEDAPSGVQAAKNAGMSVVMVPDPRLDSSYQKMADQVLSSLLNFNPSEWSLPPFEKAAS; encoded by the exons ATGGCAACTGTAAAACCATCCATCACTCACGTCATCTTCGACATGGACGGCCTTCTAATCG ACACAGAGAAGTTCTACACTGAAGTGCAGGAGAAAATCCTTGCTAGATACAACAAAACTTTTGATTGGTCTCTCAAAGCTAAAATGATGGGCATGAAGGCAATAGAAGCTGCTCGAGTGTTTGTTGAAGAGACTGGAATCAGTGACTCACTCTCAGCTGAAGGTTTTCTTGTGGAAAGAGAGGAGATGCTCAGAGCTATGTTCCCAACATGTGAAGTCATGCCAG GGGCAAGTCGTTTGATTAAGCACCTCCATGCAACTGGAGTTCCTATATGTGTTGCAACGGG TTCACACAGAAGGCATTTTGAACTGAAAACACAAAGGCATGGTGAAATTTTTTCGCTGATGCACCATATTgttcttggtgatgatccagaAGTTAAACAAGGGAAACCTTCACCAGATGTGTTCCTTGCAGCAGCCAAGAGATTTGAG GGTGGACCAGTTGATCCATCGAAGATTCTTGTTTTTGAAGATGCACCATCTGGCGTCCAAGCAGCTAAGAATGCTGGCAT GTCAGTAGTCATGGTTCCAGATCCAAGGTTAGATAGCTCATATCAAAAAATGGCAGATCAGGTTCTAAGCTCCCTATTAAACTTTAATCCAAGTGAGTGGAGTCTGCCTCCATTTGAAAAGGCAGCAAGTTAA
- the LOC125189590 gene encoding uncharacterized protein LOC125189590, whose protein sequence is MNNSSSLEDDEFDAPSLCDFPLNSSEPERNNGHDEPLDSFEFSNDLSSHSLSHAEDIIHCGKLMPYKHQLSLPSPRQHRKSLPPRSSSYGNTRCSRSLDRKSLKSAGWKPRWYDLTFGSAKFPPEMDIRDMKIRQIRRSPGGDGTPESQRSSWGWGYDFLRVLSCKNHPGSVAVTASIATLN, encoded by the coding sequence atgaatAATTCCAGCAGCCTTGAAGATGATGAATTCGACGCCCCTTCTCTGTGCGATTTCCCTCTAAATTCCAGCGAGCCGGAGAGAAACAACGGTCATGATGAGCCGTTGGATTCATTTGAGTTCTCAAACGATCTCAGCTCACACAGCCTCTCTCACGCAGAGGACATCATACACTGCGGCAAGCTCATGCCATACAAACACCAACTATCTCTTCCCTCGCCAAGACAACACCGCAAATCGCTGCCGCCGAGATCAAGCAGCTACGGAAACACGCGGTGTAGCCGCTCCTTGGATCGCAAAAGCCTAAAATCGGCCGGTTGGAAGCCGAGGTGGTATGATTTGACATTCGGCTCGGCCAAATTTCCGCCGGAGATGGATATCCGAGACATGAAAATCCGGCAAATTCGCCGTAGCCCGGGTGGAGATGGAACTCCGGAAAGCCAGAGAAGCTCTTGGGGTTGGGGCTATGATTTCCTGAGGGTGTTGAGCTGCAAAAATCATCCCGGTAGTGTGGCGGTTACGGCATCCATAGCGACTTTGAATTAG
- the LOC125186490 gene encoding uncharacterized protein LOC125186490: protein MSCLAVSLQPTNGPDVMVLTREWFPPSRALMALSSFRHTRFSADLLGDDPLAASSGQVVVGVESRYRVVYRLVNSIYVLGVTTIDDSNNNVFDTINVVNQAVAVVVTACRGVDVTPEKLGKKYAEIYMALDIILRGTTAIRLSAMLASMHGDSIAKMVHSSTQTEAKIRGANTWPTVEPDAVQHQDSTHTFSRAFFELPLETLHAGDEIASGLSSHQGEEKDKDKDKDKDKVINIDNESDPFAASDRIHKPDEMLMEGFKKDKEGGISDMSKALAGLEVTALPPSAATESTHIGVEGFEGDYGGVEFSNEGPTLPEDFEGLNDAWGGGLDASEFVGPKKLTKDHGLGGLELLATRQAPPISADPSLVKKTEMQQGPEMCIVEEISAEFRESVLARVGLKGVVFLKTKPPNSSSNSKETEFSFKVEGTQDVKRFVVQSSKISSLGNNLFHVRTVLSDEAVPVIKYSLLPHSTPLPIRVRLVKRLVGTLLSVMIQYVPNPDLPAPLKDVTFVMKLPVDPTLLKVSPKAVLNRADRELKWQVDELPAKGSVGRLRARMPVDIGEDDDGSELEIFGRVEFASTGNRSLSGISLRPAGEGSTDFFEVEHRYASGHYFCN, encoded by the coding sequence atgtcGTGTTTGGCGGTGTCGCTGCAGCCTACAAACGGGCCGGACGTAATGGTCCTAACCCGGGAATGGTTCCCGCCATCCCGGGCCCTGATGGCTCTCTCCTCCTTCCGCCACACGCGCTTCTCCGCCGATCTGCTGGGCGACGACCCTCTGGCCGCCTCCTCCGGCCAGGTCGTCGTCGGCGTCGAGTCCCGCTACCGCGTCGTCTACCGTCTCGTCAACTCCATCTACGTCCTCGGCGTCACCACCATTGACGACTCCAACAACAACGTATTCGACACCATCAACGTCGTCAACCAGGCCGTCGCCGTCGTCGTCACCGCCTGCCGCGGCGTCGACGTCACCCCCGAGAAATTGGGCAAAAAGTACGCCGAGATCTACATGGCCCTCGACATCATCCTCCGGGGCACCACCGCCATCCGCCTCTCCGCCATGCTCGCCTCCATGCACGGCGACAGCATCGCCAAGATGGTCCATTCCTCCACCCAGACCGAGGCCAAGATCAGAGGCGCCAACACCTGGCCCACCGTCGAGCCTGACGCCGTCCAACACCAAGACTCCACTCACACATTCTCCCGCGCCTTTTTCGAGCTCCCCCTAGAGACTCTCCATGCCGGCGATGAAATCGCATCTGGCCTTTCTTCTCACCAGGGAGAAGAGAAGGACAAGGATAAGGACAAGGACAAGGACAAGGTTATTAACATTGACAATGAAAGTGATCCATTCGCAGCTAGTGATAGGATTCACAAGCCCGATGAAATGCTCATGGAAGGTTTCAAGAAGGACAAGGAGGGAGGCATTTCGGACATGAGCAAGGCGCTGGCGGGGCTCGAAGTCACCGCATTGCCCCCATCCGCGGCCACAGAGTCCACACACATAGGCGTGGAGGGATTCGAGGGAGACTATGGTGGAGTTGAGTTCAGCAACGAGGGCCCAACTCTGCCTGAAGATTTTGAAGGCCTCAATGATGCTTGGGGTGGTGGATTGGATGCATCCGAGTTTGTAGGACCCAAGAAACTTACTAAAGACCACGGCCTTGGTGGCTTGGAGCTCCTTGCCACCAGGCAGGCTCCTCCGATTTCTGCCGATCCTTCATTGGTAAAGAAGACTGAAATGCAGCAAGGTCCAGAAATGTGTATTGTGGAAGAGATAAGTGCAGAGTTTAGGGAGTCCGTTCTAGCTAGGGTCGGGTTGAAGGGCGTCGTCTTCCTCAAGACAAAGCCTCCCAACTCCAGTTCAAATAGTAAAGAAACTGAATTCTCATTCAAGGTGGAAGGCACACAAGATGTGAAGAGATTTGTGGTGCAGAGTTCCAAGATCAGCAGCTTAGGCAACAATCTGTTTCATGTGAGGACTGTTCTGTCGGACGAAGCGGTACCCGTTATCAAGTACAGTTTACTCCCCCACTCAACTCCTCTGCCTATAAGAGTTCGTCTTGTCAAACGCCTCGTTGGAACGCTGCTCTCGGTCATGATACAGTACGTGCCAAATCCGGATTTGCCAGCGCCGTTGAAGGATGTGACATTTGTGATGAAATTGCCTGTGGATCCTACCCTTTTGAAGGTATCCCCCAAGGCAGTGCTGAACAGGGCTGACAGGGAGTTGAAGTGGCAGGTTGATGAGCTTCCGGCGAAGGGCAGTGTTGGTAGGTTGAGGGCGAGAATGCCTGTGGATATCGGCGAAGATGATGATGGATCTGAGCTAGAGATCTTTGGTCGTGTCGAGTTTGCAAGCACAGGGAATAGATCATTGTCTGGGATTTCTCTGAGGCCTGCTGGTGAGGGGAGTACTGATTTCTTTGAGGTTGAGCACAGGTATGCTAGTGGTCACTATTTTTGCAACTga
- the LOC125187501 gene encoding DNA repair protein XRCC3 homolog translates to MRPGELLRRPLPAQTAKLTLGCPILDRLLHGGIPCESITEIVAESGSGKTQLALQLLLAAQLPVSDGGLAAASLYLHSEFPFPFRRIHQLLFHRPHSPHNPLDRIFIEPLHSVDHLFDVLPRLDILIPKSNIKLIVIDSVAALFRGEFDNTAPELKRRSGLFFKISSKLKFYARKFGLAVVLTNQVTDVIESSDNLRIGNPVSLCTSGRKVCAALGLSWANCVNTRLFMWREEDRVGDDNVQTRRFLRVVFAPHLPDSSCEFVIRREGLFGV, encoded by the coding sequence ATGAGACCGGGAGAGCTCCTGCGCCGCCCTCTTCCCGCCCAAACCGCCAAGCTCACCCTCGGTTGCCCCATCCTCGATCGCCTCCTCCATGGCGGCATTCCTTGCGAGAGCATCACCGAAATCGTCGCCGAGAGCGGCTCCGGAAAAACACAGCTTGCGCTTCAGCTCCTTCTCGCCGCACAGCTCCCAGTTTCCGACGGAGGCCTCGCCGCCGCCTCCCTATACCTCCACTCTGAATTCCCATTCCCCTTCCGTCGCATCCACCAGCTATTATTTCACAGACCCCACTCCCCCCATAACCCGCTCGATCGGATTTTCATCGAGCCCCTACATTCTGTCGATCACCTGTTCGACGTATTGCCTCGCTTAGATATTCTCATCCCCAAATCCAACATCAAGCTTATTGTAATCGACTCCGTAGCGGCATTGTTCCGAGGGGAGTTTGACAACACCGCACCCGAATTGAAGCGGAGATCGGGTTTGTTCTTCAAGATATCATCCAAATTGAAATTCTATGCACGGAAATTCGGGTTGGCCGTTGTGCTGACAAACCAAGTGACGGATGTAATTGAGTCTTCTGATAATCTTAGGATAGGGAATCCTGTATCTTTGTGCACTTCGGGGAGGAAGGTCTGCGCGGCTTTGGGGTTGTCGTGGGCGAATTGTGTGAATACAAGGTTGTTCATGTGGAGAGAGGAGGATAGAGTGGGAGATGATAATGTGCAGACCAGGAGATTCTTGAGGGTTGTGTTTGCACCTCATTTGCCAGATTCTTCCTGTGAATTTGTCATTAGAAGAGAAGGGCTTTTTGGAGTTTGA
- the LOC125189592 gene encoding RNA exonuclease 4-like — protein sequence MACKMVGGGSDGSLDLCARVCLIDENENIIFHTYVKLSLPVTNYRYETTGIRLEYLRDATPVRQVGKKIQDYLCNGEPIWKIQSRTGKARILVGHGLEHDLKCLEFERPEFFIRDTAKYPPFGVYR from the coding sequence ATGGCTTGCAAAATGGTGGGAGGAGGCAGTGATGGCTCACTAGACCTCTGTGCAAGAGTCTGCCtcattgatgagaatgaaaatatcattttccaCACCTATGTCAAGCTAAGCCTTCCTGTCACCAACTACAGGTACGAGACGACTGGCATAAGGCTGGAGTATTTGAGGGATGCAACGCCAGTTAGACAAGTTGGGAAGAAGATTCAAGACTACTTATGCAATGGGGAGCCGATATGGAAGATCCAGTCTAGAACTGGAAAAGCTCGAATCCTCGTTGGCCATGGCCTTGAACATGATTTAAAATGCTTGGAGTTTGAACGCCCCGAGTTTTTCATTAGGGATACTGCAAAATATCCGCCATTTGGTGTCTACAGATAA